In Erigeron canadensis isolate Cc75 chromosome 6, C_canadensis_v1, whole genome shotgun sequence, the following are encoded in one genomic region:
- the LOC122603632 gene encoding myb-related protein 2-like isoform X2 codes for MTITPERHMFLQSGNGRGNSGLVLSTDAKPRLKWTPDLHERFIEAVNQLGGADKATPKSVLKLMGIQGLTLYHLKSHLQKYRLGKNLCGQANGGGTHKISMSPQKRDRVDETDGIQLSNSSVGPQTNKNLQINEALHMQIEVQRRLHEQLERHLQLRIEAQGKYLQSVLEKAQETVGRQNLGEVGLEAAKIQLSELVSKVSTQRLNSAFSGKKDNQATDCSINSCLTYCKGQQTGQEMIGLNFLKSKKAENEPESAWCEEMKDNKNFLSASDLSMRIGLESHAWNASFEQKQMNQNTGFSDQVTRNKKEPVKSEFPYFEQKLDLNGRDENDVASSRKNFDLNGLSW; via the exons ATGACCATTACACCAGAAAGGCACATGTTTCTGCAAAGCGGGAATGGTAGAGGCAACTCGGGACTTGTTCTCTCCACAGATGCTAAGCCTAGACTTAAATGGACACCAGACCTTCACGAGCGGTTCATTGAAGCGGTCAACCAGCTTGGAGGCGCAGATA AAGCTACTCCAAAATCGGTGTTGAAGCTAATGGGAATTCAAGGACTTACGTTATACCACTTAAAGAGTCATCTCCAG AAGTACAGGCTCGGTAAGAATCTATGTGGGCAAGCTAATGGCGGTGGGACACATAAAATCA GTATGTCACCACAAAAAAGAGATCGGGTCGACGAAACAGATGGAATCCAATTAAGCAATTCAAGTGTAGGACCTCAAACAAACAA AAACTTACAAATAAATGAAGCACTACATATGCAAATTGAAGTTCAGAGACGGTTACATGAACAACTTGAG AGACACTTGCAACTTCGAATTGAAGCACAAGGGAAGTACTTGCAATCAGTTCTTGAAAAGGCACAAGAAACAGTTGGAAGACAAAATTTGGGTGAAGTGGGACTAGAAGCTGCCAAGATTCAACTATCCGAATTAGTCTCGAAAGTATCCACACAGCGCCTAAATTCTGCTTTTTCAGGAAAGAAAGATAACCAGGCAACAGACTGCTCAATAAACAGCTGCTTGACCTATTGCAAAGGTCAACAAACGGGTCAAGAAATGATTGGTCTGAATTTTTTAAAGTCAAAGAAGGCTGAAAATGAGCCAGAAAGTGCATGGTGCGAAGAAATGAAAGATAACAAGAATTTTCTTTCCGCAAGTGATTTGTCTATGAGAATTGGACTCGAGAGTCACGCATGGAATGCCAGTTTTGAACAGAAGCAGATGAATCAGAATACTGGTTTCTCAGATCAAGTTACACGAAATAAAAAAGAACCAGTTAAATCAGAGTTTCCATATTTTGAACAGAAGCTAGACTTAAATGGACGTGACGAAAATGATGTTGCTTCAAGTAGAAAGAATTTTGATTTAAATGGACTAAGTTGGTGA
- the LOC122603632 gene encoding myb-related protein 2-like isoform X1, with protein sequence MTITPERHMFLQSGNGRGNSGLVLSTDAKPRLKWTPDLHERFIEAVNQLGGADKATPKSVLKLMGIQGLTLYHLKSHLQKYRLGKNLCGQANGGGTHKISMSPQKRDRVDETDGIQLSNSSVGPQTNKNLQINEALHMQIEVQRRLHEQLEVQRHLQLRIEAQGKYLQSVLEKAQETVGRQNLGEVGLEAAKIQLSELVSKVSTQRLNSAFSGKKDNQATDCSINSCLTYCKGQQTGQEMIGLNFLKSKKAENEPESAWCEEMKDNKNFLSASDLSMRIGLESHAWNASFEQKQMNQNTGFSDQVTRNKKEPVKSEFPYFEQKLDLNGRDENDVASSRKNFDLNGLSW encoded by the exons ATGACCATTACACCAGAAAGGCACATGTTTCTGCAAAGCGGGAATGGTAGAGGCAACTCGGGACTTGTTCTCTCCACAGATGCTAAGCCTAGACTTAAATGGACACCAGACCTTCACGAGCGGTTCATTGAAGCGGTCAACCAGCTTGGAGGCGCAGATA AAGCTACTCCAAAATCGGTGTTGAAGCTAATGGGAATTCAAGGACTTACGTTATACCACTTAAAGAGTCATCTCCAG AAGTACAGGCTCGGTAAGAATCTATGTGGGCAAGCTAATGGCGGTGGGACACATAAAATCA GTATGTCACCACAAAAAAGAGATCGGGTCGACGAAACAGATGGAATCCAATTAAGCAATTCAAGTGTAGGACCTCAAACAAACAA AAACTTACAAATAAATGAAGCACTACATATGCAAATTGAAGTTCAGAGACGGTTACATGAACAACTTGAG GTGCAGAGACACTTGCAACTTCGAATTGAAGCACAAGGGAAGTACTTGCAATCAGTTCTTGAAAAGGCACAAGAAACAGTTGGAAGACAAAATTTGGGTGAAGTGGGACTAGAAGCTGCCAAGATTCAACTATCCGAATTAGTCTCGAAAGTATCCACACAGCGCCTAAATTCTGCTTTTTCAGGAAAGAAAGATAACCAGGCAACAGACTGCTCAATAAACAGCTGCTTGACCTATTGCAAAGGTCAACAAACGGGTCAAGAAATGATTGGTCTGAATTTTTTAAAGTCAAAGAAGGCTGAAAATGAGCCAGAAAGTGCATGGTGCGAAGAAATGAAAGATAACAAGAATTTTCTTTCCGCAAGTGATTTGTCTATGAGAATTGGACTCGAGAGTCACGCATGGAATGCCAGTTTTGAACAGAAGCAGATGAATCAGAATACTGGTTTCTCAGATCAAGTTACACGAAATAAAAAAGAACCAGTTAAATCAGAGTTTCCATATTTTGAACAGAAGCTAGACTTAAATGGACGTGACGAAAATGATGTTGCTTCAAGTAGAAAGAATTTTGATTTAAATGGACTAAGTTGGTGA